In a genomic window of Chaetodon trifascialis isolate fChaTrf1 chromosome 8, fChaTrf1.hap1, whole genome shotgun sequence:
- the myt1b gene encoding myelin transcription factor 1 isoform X4: MMSVEGDDKRTRTRSKGIRVPIELVGQELSCPTPGCNGSGHISGRYSRHRSILGCPIARKRRLEEAEAEQEQEQGTERPASKRKAHPLKLALDEGFSAESDASSEAEGDGEKDEEGAGETKKLEEEEEEEGSREAAVEEEREVNAEVLAQDGQTNGQEDETQKEEEEEREEEETYQMEENTSAADEEEECVIIEPELGAVPPAAKCQSPSQNAEEVANSLLHLGRVSNSSAPTVASQQPVAMETEEDVTVVAKHGVQDEHEGDMKEGEEGQEEVAHRVQVLDEPSDLQKEVAEVEEEELEDEQGECPDRSNYVSQEKHHCLTEDPHHQQLEDVEEKEEEEDRAAAAQPGTPAEQEENEEKDEEDHREVNHILPISDVPTAIRTITSTAAAQGTHIEAQDHRASPLKDSKSHRASPLGNYNTNRASPFDKYDSQKCSPLQNYKASPPLSYSSHRASPLEDYFPNIRGENYKIHKASSSASPDIIEVQSDKSEEKDFDDMDGDDERDDEDSLSQRSTVTDESEMFDITRGNLGLLEQAIALKAEQVKPAGPRELLCAPDIHHQRYFTMDDRPKHLDIIRKSYFSKESSRQEKREIKCPTPGCDGTGHVTGLYPHHRSLSGCPHKDRIPPEILAMHENVLKCPTPGCTGQGHVNSNRNTHRSLSGCPIAAAEKLSKGHDKPHLSQPGSEHLKGCPNDRVLRPMCFVKQLEVPQYGSYRPNMAPTTPRANLAKELEKYSKVSFDYASFDAQVFGKRMLAPKMPTSETSPKAFKTKPSFPKSSSPSLSLHGYGKSSSLAYDYSHDAEAAHMAATAILNLSTRCWEKPENLSTKAQNKEMDIEVDENGTLDLSMKKPIKREGSLSGTSPGVRSPDPSSSSSSSLHHGGSSGMTSPNLHTYKQEEWEGPLDYTKPNRQREEEMEEMEHTGQSFVSSDQEDCDMMQDCLEERKYPGEVTTPSFKVKFQPKDSKKELLSCPTPGCDGSGHITGNYASHRSLSGCPLADKSLRSLMAAHTPELKCPTPGCDGSGHITGNYASHRRCPVPGCDSLGHISGKYATHRSAYGCPLAARRQKEGLLNGTPFNWKAFKTEGPSCPTPGCDGSGHANGSFLTHRSLSGCPRALYAKKKAKFPTEDYLSTKFRASDVLDNDEDIKQLNKEINDLNESNNEMEADMVNLQTQISSMEKNLKSIEHENKMIEEQNEALFMELSGLSRALIRSLANIRLPHMQEPITEQNFDSYVSTLTDMYTNKDCFQSPENKALLESINKAVKGIKV, from the exons ATGAGTGTGGAGGGTGATGACAAGCGAACTCGCACTCGGTCCAAGGGAATCAGAG TTCCTATTGAGCTCGTAGGACAAGAGCTGAG CTGCCCCACCCCTGGATGCAATGGCTCTGGCCATATCAGTGGGAGATACTCACGACACAGAAG cATTCTTGGTTGCCCCATAGCCAGAAAGCGCCGCCtagaggaagcagaggctgagcaggagcaAGAGCAGGGTACAGAGCGGCCTGCTTCCAAGAGAAAGGCCCACCCTTTGAAACTGGCACTGGATGAGGGCTTCAGCGCAGAGAGTGACGCCAGCAGCGAGGCTGAGGGCGATGGAGagaaggatgaggagggagcaggagagacaaagaagttggaggaggaggaggaggaggaggggagcaggGAGGCAGCtgtagaggaggagagagaggtgaatGCAGAAGTTTTGGCACAGGATGGACAGACAAATGGACAAGAGGATGAGACacagaaggaagaggaagaggagagggaagaagaagaaacatatcAGATGGAGGAGAACACATCTGCAGCTGATGAAG AAGAGGAGTGTGTGATCATTGAGCCTGAGCTCGGAGCAGTGCCACCTGCAGCCAAGTGTCAGTCTCCCTCTCAGAACGCCGAAGAGGTGGCCaactctctcctccacctcggTCGAGTCTCCAACAGCAGTGCTCCAACTGTGGCCAGTCAGCAGCCTGTTGCTATGGAGACTGAGGAGGATGTCACTGTGGTGGCCAAACATGGTGTACAGGACGAGCATGAGGGGGACATgaaggagggggaagagggacaggaggaggtggcacACAGAGTTCAAGTTTTGGACGAGCCATCTGATCTGCAGAAGGAGGTAGCtgaagtggaggaagaggagttggAGGATGAGCAAGGAGAGTGCCCAGACAGGAGCAACTATGTGAGCCAGGAGAAACATCACTGTCTGACCGAAGATCCCCACCATCAGCAGCTCGAAGATgtagaggagaaggaagaggaggaagacagggcagcagcagcacagccggGCACTCCAGCAGAGCaagaggagaatgaggagaAAGACGAGGAAGACCACAGGGAGGTAAACCACATTCTGCCCATTTCTGATGTGCCAACTGCCATCCGCACCATCACCAGCACCGCAGCAGCTCAGGGAACACACATTGAGGCTCAAGACCACAGAGCCAGTCCTCTGAAGGACTCCAAATCACACAGGGCCAGTCCCCTGGGAAACTACAACACCAACAGAGCCAGTCCATTTGACAAATATGACTCTCAGAAATGTAGCCCGCTTCAAAACTACAAGGCCAGCCCTCCTCTAAGCTACAGCTCCCACAGGGCCAGTCCACTTGAGGACTACTTTCCCAACATCAGAGGTGAGAACTATAAAATCCACAAAGCCTCGTCCTCAGCCTCTCCCGACATCATCGAGGTGCAATCAGATAAGTCAGAAGAGAAAGACTTTGATGACATGGATGGGGACGACGAGCGTGATGACGAAGACAGCCTGTCGCAGCGTTCCACGGTGACCGATGAGTCGGAGATGTTTGATATAACCAGAGGGAACTTGGGCCTGCTGGAGCAAGCCATCGCCTTGAAAGCAGAGCAGGTGAAGCCAGCCGGACCTAGAGAGCTGCTTTGCGCCCCAGATATCCACCACCAGCGATATTTCACAATGGATGACAGGCCCAAGCACCTGGACATCATCCGCAAGAGCTACTTCAGCAAAG AGAGCAGTAGGCAAGAGAAGAGGGAGATAAAGTGTCCCACCCCAGGGTGTGATGGGACGGGTCACGTGACCGGTCTGTACCCCCACCACCGCAGCCTGTCAGGCTGTCCGCACAAGGACAGGATCCCCCCGGAGA TTCTAGCCATGCATGAGAATGTACTGAAGTGTCCAACTCCTGGCTGCACCGGTCAGGGCCATGTTAACAGCAACCGGAACACACACCGCAG tCTTTCTGGATGCCCcattgctgctgcagagaagctgtCCAAGGGCCACGACAAGCCGCATCTCTCCCAGCCCGGCAGCGAGCACCTCAAAGGATGTCCCAATGACCGAGTGTTGAG GCCCATGTGCtttgtgaagcagctggaggtGCCCCAGTATGGCAGCTACAGGCCCAACATGGCACCCACCACGCCTCGTGCCAACCTGGCCAAGGAGCTGGAGAAGTACTCCAAGGTGTCCTTCGATTATGCAAGCTTCGACGCTCAAGTGTTCGGGAAGCGCATGCTTGCTCCAAAGATGCCCACCAGTGAAACCTCACCCAAAGCCTTCAAAA CTAAGCCCTCATTCCCCAAGTCATCATCTCCCAGCCTCAGTCTCCATGGTTACGGGAAGAGCTCCTCCTTGGCCTACGACTATTCCCATGATGCCGAGGCCGCTCACATGGCTGCCACCGCCATCCTAAACCTGTCTACGCGCTGCTGGGAGAAACCTGAAAACCTCAGCACCAAAGCTCAAAACAAA GAAATGGACATCGAGGTGGACGAGAACGGCACCCTAGACCTGAGTATGAAGAAGCCCATTAAACGAGAGGGCAGTCTGTCCGGCACCAGCCCCGGGGTTCGGTCCCCAgacccttcctcctcctcctcttcctcactccaTCATGGTGGAAGCAGCGGGATGACATCACCAAACCTACACACCTATAAGCAGGAGGAGTGGGAGGGACCTCTGGATTACACCAAACCCAACCGCCAAAgggaggaggaaatggaggag aTGGAGCACACAGGCCAGTCATTCGTCTCATCTGACCAGGAGGACTGTGACATGATGCAGGACtgtctggaggagaggaagtacCCAGGAGAGGTTACAACCCCAAGCTTCAAGGTCAAGTTCCAGCCCAAGGATAGCAAGAAAGAGCTGCTCTC gTGCCCTACACCTGGCTGTGATGGCAGTGGTCACATCACTGGAAATTATGCGTCCCATCGCAG tctgtctgggTGTCCTCTCGCTGATAAGAGCCTTCGGTCCCTCATGGCGGCCCACACCCCTGAACTCAA ATGCCCCACTCCAGGATGTGACGGCTCAGGTCACATCACAGGAAACTACGCCTCCCACCGAAG ATGCCCGGTGCCGGGTTGCGACAGCCTGGGTCACATCAGTGGGAAGTACGCCACACACCGTAGTGCCTACGGGTGTCCGCTGGCAGCCCGCAGACAGAAGGAGGGTCTTCTTAATGGCACACCCTTCAACTGGAAGGCCTTCAAGACAGAGGGGCCTTCTTGTCCCACCCCAGGTTGTGACGGCTCCGGACACGCTAATGGAAGCTTCCTTACACACCGCAG CCTCTCAGGATGCCCCAGAGCCTTGTATGCCAAGAAGAAGGCCAAGTTCCCCACAGAAGACTACCTGAGCACCAAGTTCAGAGCCAGTGATG TTTTGGACAACGATGAGGACATCAAGCAGCTCAACAAAGAGATTAACGACCTCAACGAATCCAACAATGAAATGGAGGCCGACATGGTCAACCTTCAgactcag ATCTCCTCCATGGAAAAGAACCTGAAGAGCATTGAGCATGAGAACAAGATGATTGAGGAGCAGAATGAGGCTCTGTTCATGGAGCTGTCTGGGCTCAGTCGCGCTCTGATCCGCAGCCTGGCTAACATACGCCTGCCACACATG CAGGAGCCAATCACCGAGCAGAACTTCGACAGCTACGTAAGCACCCTGACCGACATGTATACCAACAAGGACTGCTTCCAGAGCCCTGAGAACAAAGCTCTGCTGGAGAGCATCAACAAAGCTGTGAAGGGCATCAAAGTCTGA
- the myt1b gene encoding myelin transcription factor 1 isoform X1, producing MMSVEGDDKRTRTRSKGIRVPIELVGQELSCPTPGCNGSGHISGRYSRHRSILGCPIARKRRLEEAEAEQEQEQGTERPASKRKAHPLKLALDEGFSAESDASSEAEGDGEKDEEGAGETKKLEEEEEEEGSREAAVEEEREVNAEVLAQDGQTNGQEDETQKEEEEEREEEETYQMEENTSAADEEEECVIIEPELGAVPPAAKCQSPSQNAEEVANSLLHLGRVSNSSAPTVASQQPVAMETEEDVTVVAKHGVQDEHEGDMKEGEEGQEEVAHRVQVLDEPSDLQKEVAEVEEEELEDEQGECPDRSNYVSQEKHHCLTEDPHHQQLEDVEEKEEEEDRAAAAQPGTPAEQEENEEKDEEDHREVNHILPISDVPTAIRTITSTAAAQGTHIEAQDHRASPLKDSKSHRASPLGNYNTNRASPFDKYDSQKCSPLQNYKASPPLSYSSHRASPLEDYFPNIRGENYKIHKASSSASPDIIEVQSDKSEEKDFDDMDGDDERDDEDSLSQRSTVTDESEMFDITRGNLGLLEQAIALKAEQVKPAGPRELLCAPDIHHQRYFTMDDRPKHLDIIRKSYFSKESSRQEKREIKCPTPGCDGTGHVTGLYPHHRSLSGCPHKDRIPPEILAMHENVLKCPTPGCTGQGHVNSNRNTHRSLSGCPIAAAEKLSKGHDKPHLSQPGSEHLKGCPNDRVLRPMCFVKQLEVPQYGSYRPNMAPTTPRANLAKELEKYSKVSFDYASFDAQVFGKRMLAPKMPTSETSPKAFKTKPSFPKSSSPSLSLHGYGKSSSLAYDYSHDAEAAHMAATAILNLSTRCWEKPENLSTKAQNKEMDIEVDENGTLDLSMKKPIKREGSLSGTSPGVRSPDPSSSSSSSLHHGGSSGMTSPNLHTYKQEEWEGPLDYTKPNRQREEEMEEMEHTGQSFVSSDQEDCDMMQDCLEERKYPGEVTTPSFKVKFQPKDSKKELLSCPTPGCDGSGHITGNYASHRSLSGCPLADKSLRSLMAAHTPELKCPTPGCDGSGHITGNYASHRSLSGCPRAKKSGIKTPTKDNQEDSELLKCPVPGCDSLGHISGKYATHRSAYGCPLAARRQKEGLLNGTPFNWKAFKTEGPSCPTPGCDGSGHANGSFLTHRSLSGCPRALYAKKKAKFPTEDYLSTKFRASDVLDNDEDIKQLNKEINDLNESNNEMEADMVNLQTQISSMEKNLKSIEHENKMIEEQNEALFMELSGLSRALIRSLANIRLPHMQEPITEQNFDSYVSTLTDMYTNKDCFQSPENKALLESINKAVKGIKV from the exons ATGAGTGTGGAGGGTGATGACAAGCGAACTCGCACTCGGTCCAAGGGAATCAGAG TTCCTATTGAGCTCGTAGGACAAGAGCTGAG CTGCCCCACCCCTGGATGCAATGGCTCTGGCCATATCAGTGGGAGATACTCACGACACAGAAG cATTCTTGGTTGCCCCATAGCCAGAAAGCGCCGCCtagaggaagcagaggctgagcaggagcaAGAGCAGGGTACAGAGCGGCCTGCTTCCAAGAGAAAGGCCCACCCTTTGAAACTGGCACTGGATGAGGGCTTCAGCGCAGAGAGTGACGCCAGCAGCGAGGCTGAGGGCGATGGAGagaaggatgaggagggagcaggagagacaaagaagttggaggaggaggaggaggaggaggggagcaggGAGGCAGCtgtagaggaggagagagaggtgaatGCAGAAGTTTTGGCACAGGATGGACAGACAAATGGACAAGAGGATGAGACacagaaggaagaggaagaggagagggaagaagaagaaacatatcAGATGGAGGAGAACACATCTGCAGCTGATGAAG AAGAGGAGTGTGTGATCATTGAGCCTGAGCTCGGAGCAGTGCCACCTGCAGCCAAGTGTCAGTCTCCCTCTCAGAACGCCGAAGAGGTGGCCaactctctcctccacctcggTCGAGTCTCCAACAGCAGTGCTCCAACTGTGGCCAGTCAGCAGCCTGTTGCTATGGAGACTGAGGAGGATGTCACTGTGGTGGCCAAACATGGTGTACAGGACGAGCATGAGGGGGACATgaaggagggggaagagggacaggaggaggtggcacACAGAGTTCAAGTTTTGGACGAGCCATCTGATCTGCAGAAGGAGGTAGCtgaagtggaggaagaggagttggAGGATGAGCAAGGAGAGTGCCCAGACAGGAGCAACTATGTGAGCCAGGAGAAACATCACTGTCTGACCGAAGATCCCCACCATCAGCAGCTCGAAGATgtagaggagaaggaagaggaggaagacagggcagcagcagcacagccggGCACTCCAGCAGAGCaagaggagaatgaggagaAAGACGAGGAAGACCACAGGGAGGTAAACCACATTCTGCCCATTTCTGATGTGCCAACTGCCATCCGCACCATCACCAGCACCGCAGCAGCTCAGGGAACACACATTGAGGCTCAAGACCACAGAGCCAGTCCTCTGAAGGACTCCAAATCACACAGGGCCAGTCCCCTGGGAAACTACAACACCAACAGAGCCAGTCCATTTGACAAATATGACTCTCAGAAATGTAGCCCGCTTCAAAACTACAAGGCCAGCCCTCCTCTAAGCTACAGCTCCCACAGGGCCAGTCCACTTGAGGACTACTTTCCCAACATCAGAGGTGAGAACTATAAAATCCACAAAGCCTCGTCCTCAGCCTCTCCCGACATCATCGAGGTGCAATCAGATAAGTCAGAAGAGAAAGACTTTGATGACATGGATGGGGACGACGAGCGTGATGACGAAGACAGCCTGTCGCAGCGTTCCACGGTGACCGATGAGTCGGAGATGTTTGATATAACCAGAGGGAACTTGGGCCTGCTGGAGCAAGCCATCGCCTTGAAAGCAGAGCAGGTGAAGCCAGCCGGACCTAGAGAGCTGCTTTGCGCCCCAGATATCCACCACCAGCGATATTTCACAATGGATGACAGGCCCAAGCACCTGGACATCATCCGCAAGAGCTACTTCAGCAAAG AGAGCAGTAGGCAAGAGAAGAGGGAGATAAAGTGTCCCACCCCAGGGTGTGATGGGACGGGTCACGTGACCGGTCTGTACCCCCACCACCGCAGCCTGTCAGGCTGTCCGCACAAGGACAGGATCCCCCCGGAGA TTCTAGCCATGCATGAGAATGTACTGAAGTGTCCAACTCCTGGCTGCACCGGTCAGGGCCATGTTAACAGCAACCGGAACACACACCGCAG tCTTTCTGGATGCCCcattgctgctgcagagaagctgtCCAAGGGCCACGACAAGCCGCATCTCTCCCAGCCCGGCAGCGAGCACCTCAAAGGATGTCCCAATGACCGAGTGTTGAG GCCCATGTGCtttgtgaagcagctggaggtGCCCCAGTATGGCAGCTACAGGCCCAACATGGCACCCACCACGCCTCGTGCCAACCTGGCCAAGGAGCTGGAGAAGTACTCCAAGGTGTCCTTCGATTATGCAAGCTTCGACGCTCAAGTGTTCGGGAAGCGCATGCTTGCTCCAAAGATGCCCACCAGTGAAACCTCACCCAAAGCCTTCAAAA CTAAGCCCTCATTCCCCAAGTCATCATCTCCCAGCCTCAGTCTCCATGGTTACGGGAAGAGCTCCTCCTTGGCCTACGACTATTCCCATGATGCCGAGGCCGCTCACATGGCTGCCACCGCCATCCTAAACCTGTCTACGCGCTGCTGGGAGAAACCTGAAAACCTCAGCACCAAAGCTCAAAACAAA GAAATGGACATCGAGGTGGACGAGAACGGCACCCTAGACCTGAGTATGAAGAAGCCCATTAAACGAGAGGGCAGTCTGTCCGGCACCAGCCCCGGGGTTCGGTCCCCAgacccttcctcctcctcctcttcctcactccaTCATGGTGGAAGCAGCGGGATGACATCACCAAACCTACACACCTATAAGCAGGAGGAGTGGGAGGGACCTCTGGATTACACCAAACCCAACCGCCAAAgggaggaggaaatggaggag aTGGAGCACACAGGCCAGTCATTCGTCTCATCTGACCAGGAGGACTGTGACATGATGCAGGACtgtctggaggagaggaagtacCCAGGAGAGGTTACAACCCCAAGCTTCAAGGTCAAGTTCCAGCCCAAGGATAGCAAGAAAGAGCTGCTCTC gTGCCCTACACCTGGCTGTGATGGCAGTGGTCACATCACTGGAAATTATGCGTCCCATCGCAG tctgtctgggTGTCCTCTCGCTGATAAGAGCCTTCGGTCCCTCATGGCGGCCCACACCCCTGAACTCAA ATGCCCCACTCCAGGATGTGACGGCTCAGGTCACATCACAGGAAACTACGCCTCCCACCGAAG tctctctggGTGCCCGCGTGCCAAGAAAAGTGGAATTAAAACTCCTACCAAGGACAACCAGGAGGACTCCGAGCTTTTAAA ATGCCCGGTGCCGGGTTGCGACAGCCTGGGTCACATCAGTGGGAAGTACGCCACACACCGTAGTGCCTACGGGTGTCCGCTGGCAGCCCGCAGACAGAAGGAGGGTCTTCTTAATGGCACACCCTTCAACTGGAAGGCCTTCAAGACAGAGGGGCCTTCTTGTCCCACCCCAGGTTGTGACGGCTCCGGACACGCTAATGGAAGCTTCCTTACACACCGCAG CCTCTCAGGATGCCCCAGAGCCTTGTATGCCAAGAAGAAGGCCAAGTTCCCCACAGAAGACTACCTGAGCACCAAGTTCAGAGCCAGTGATG TTTTGGACAACGATGAGGACATCAAGCAGCTCAACAAAGAGATTAACGACCTCAACGAATCCAACAATGAAATGGAGGCCGACATGGTCAACCTTCAgactcag ATCTCCTCCATGGAAAAGAACCTGAAGAGCATTGAGCATGAGAACAAGATGATTGAGGAGCAGAATGAGGCTCTGTTCATGGAGCTGTCTGGGCTCAGTCGCGCTCTGATCCGCAGCCTGGCTAACATACGCCTGCCACACATG CAGGAGCCAATCACCGAGCAGAACTTCGACAGCTACGTAAGCACCCTGACCGACATGTATACCAACAAGGACTGCTTCCAGAGCCCTGAGAACAAAGCTCTGCTGGAGAGCATCAACAAAGCTGTGAAGGGCATCAAAGTCTGA